Proteins encoded within one genomic window of Streptomyces kaniharaensis:
- a CDS encoding NAD-glutamate dehydrogenase — translation MQTKLDAAKADLLKKAAAAAENSQVGGAAPGEGLSNGALTAYLHHYYLHTAPEDLVDLDPVDVYGAAASHYRLGLKRPQGTAEVRVHTPSVEENGWSCGHTVVEVVTDDMPFLVDSVTNELSRQDRAIHIVIHPQLAVRRDITGKLLEILDVDACSRSQAAGAEWPADATVESWMHIEIDRETDREDLRAIETDLRRVLGDVREVVEDWGKMRESALRLADELAEEPPTGLPEQEVGEAWELMRWLADDHFTFLGYREYDLVEHEGEEVLKAVAGTGLGILRADPRSHDDRHHSVSEAFGRLSAPVRAKAHEKKLLVLTKANSRATVHRPAYLDYVGVKKFNAAGEPVGERRFLGLFSSAAYTESVTRIPVVRRKVQAVLDGSGFSTESHDGRDLLQIMETFPRDEMFQTAASELLSIATSVLYLQERRKLRLFLRQDEYGRYYSAFIYLPRDRYTTRIRLLLTDILKEELNGDAIDYTVYATESVLTRLHFVVRVAPGTELPQLSDTDIERIENRLAEAARFWMDGFHDQLHIELGEEKAAELGHKYANAFPDGYRADFPPRTAVSDLKQIESLHGEGDFRLNLYQPVGAGDDERRFKIYRVGGPISLTEVLPVLQRLGVEVLDEHPYALRRSDGTTAWVYDFGLKLREATELTDEARERFQETFAATWTGKAENDGFNELVLTAGLTWRQAMMLRAYAKYQRQAGSTFSQDYMEDALRNNTHTTRLLVNLFEARLSPSHQQGAGELTDAILEELSGALDEVVSLDEDRILRSFLHLIKATLRTNFFQHDGSGAWHSYVSMKFDPKAIPDLPAPRPAFEIWVYSPQVEGVHLRFGKVARGGLRWSDRREDFRTEILGLVKAQMVKNTVIVPVGAKGGFVAKQLPDPSVDRDAWLAEGVSSYKTFISALLDITDNLVGGEVVHPADVVRHDEDDTYLVVAADKGTATFSDIANGVAESYGFWLGDAFASGGSAGYDHKGMGITARGAWESVKRNFRELGVDTQTEDFTVIGIGDMSGDVFGNGMLLSEHIRLVAAFDHRHIFLDPNPDAAVSYAERRRLFELPRSSWDDYDKSLISAGGGVFPRSAKSIQLSAQVRAALGIEVTRVTPAELMKAILQAPVDLFWNGGIGTYVKASAETNAEVGDKANDAIRVNGEQVRARVIGEGGNLGCTQLGRIEYAASGGPEATGGWINTDAIDNSAGVDTSDHEVNIKILLNQIVAEGDMTVKQRNVLLAEMTDEVGHLVLRNNYAQNVVLANAVAQAHSMVNVHSRMINRLEAAGQLDRALEFLPTERQIRERQQNGRGLSQPELSVLLAYTKITLADELLATDLPDDPYFRTALHEYFPSALRARFADAIDSHALRREIITTLIVNDTINRGGCTFAFRLKEETGATYEEIARTHTAARAVFGLEEIWSEIEGLDNKVPARGQTKMRLHSRRLVERATRWMLNNRRQPLDIAGTIEFFHDRVNQVWGSLPKPLRGEDLTWFESVYGELAAAGVPEELATRIAGLSSVFPTLDITEVADRSGKDVADVAELYYDLADRLQITHLLDRIIELPRTDRWSSMARAAIREDLFAAHAALTADILACGPEGATPEERYNAWADLNATLLNRAKSTLDDIRGSDNYELSSLSVAMRVIRTLLRTGSMR, via the coding sequence ATGCAGACCAAGCTGGACGCAGCCAAGGCCGACCTGCTCAAGAAGGCAGCCGCAGCCGCTGAGAACAGCCAGGTGGGGGGAGCGGCGCCGGGGGAGGGTCTGAGCAACGGCGCTCTGACCGCGTACCTGCACCACTACTACCTCCACACCGCGCCCGAGGACCTCGTCGACCTCGATCCGGTCGACGTCTACGGCGCGGCGGCCTCCCACTACCGGCTGGGCCTCAAGCGCCCGCAGGGCACCGCCGAGGTGCGGGTCCACACCCCCTCGGTCGAGGAGAACGGCTGGTCCTGCGGCCACACCGTGGTCGAGGTCGTCACTGACGACATGCCCTTCCTGGTCGACTCCGTCACCAACGAGCTGTCCCGCCAGGACCGCGCGATCCACATCGTCATCCACCCCCAGCTGGCCGTCCGCCGTGACATCACCGGCAAGCTGCTGGAGATCCTGGACGTCGACGCCTGCTCGCGCAGCCAGGCCGCCGGCGCCGAGTGGCCCGCCGACGCGACCGTCGAGTCGTGGATGCACATCGAGATCGACCGCGAGACCGACCGCGAGGACCTGCGCGCGATCGAGACCGACCTGCGCCGGGTGCTCGGCGACGTCCGCGAGGTCGTCGAGGACTGGGGCAAGATGCGCGAGAGCGCGCTGCGCCTGGCCGACGAGCTGGCCGAGGAGCCCCCGACCGGCCTGCCCGAGCAGGAGGTCGGCGAGGCCTGGGAGCTGATGCGCTGGCTCGCCGACGACCACTTCACCTTCCTCGGCTACCGCGAGTACGACCTGGTCGAGCACGAGGGCGAGGAGGTCCTGAAGGCCGTCGCCGGCACCGGCCTCGGCATCCTGCGCGCCGACCCGCGCAGCCACGACGACCGCCACCACTCGGTCAGCGAGGCCTTCGGCCGGCTCTCCGCACCGGTGCGCGCCAAGGCCCATGAGAAGAAGCTGCTCGTCCTCACCAAGGCCAACAGCCGCGCCACCGTGCACCGCCCGGCCTACCTGGACTACGTCGGCGTGAAGAAGTTCAACGCCGCCGGCGAGCCGGTCGGCGAGCGCCGCTTCCTCGGCCTGTTCTCCTCCGCCGCGTACACCGAGTCCGTCACCCGGATCCCGGTCGTGCGCCGCAAGGTCCAGGCCGTCCTGGACGGGTCCGGCTTCTCCACCGAGAGCCACGACGGCCGCGACCTGCTGCAGATCATGGAGACCTTCCCCCGGGACGAGATGTTCCAGACGGCGGCCTCCGAACTGCTCTCCATCGCCACCAGCGTGCTCTACCTGCAGGAGCGCCGTAAGCTGCGCCTGTTCCTGCGCCAGGACGAGTACGGGCGCTACTACTCGGCGTTCATCTACCTGCCGCGCGACCGGTACACCACCCGCATCCGGCTGCTGCTCACCGACATCCTCAAGGAAGAGCTGAACGGCGACGCCATCGACTACACGGTGTACGCCACCGAGTCGGTGCTGACCCGCCTGCACTTCGTCGTCCGGGTCGCCCCCGGCACCGAGCTGCCGCAGCTCAGCGACACCGACATCGAGCGGATCGAGAACCGCCTGGCCGAGGCCGCCCGGTTCTGGATGGACGGCTTCCACGACCAGCTGCACATCGAGCTGGGCGAGGAGAAGGCCGCCGAGCTCGGCCACAAGTACGCCAACGCCTTCCCCGACGGCTACCGCGCCGACTTCCCGCCGCGCACCGCCGTCTCCGACCTCAAGCAGATCGAGTCGCTGCACGGCGAGGGCGACTTCCGCCTCAACCTGTACCAGCCGGTCGGCGCCGGCGACGACGAGCGCCGCTTCAAGATCTACCGGGTCGGCGGCCCGATCTCGCTCACCGAGGTCCTGCCGGTGCTCCAGCGCCTGGGCGTCGAGGTGCTGGACGAGCACCCCTACGCGCTGCGCCGCTCCGACGGCACCACCGCGTGGGTGTACGACTTCGGCCTGAAGCTGCGCGAGGCCACCGAGCTCACCGACGAGGCGCGCGAGCGCTTCCAGGAGACCTTCGCCGCCACCTGGACCGGCAAGGCCGAGAACGACGGCTTCAACGAGCTGGTGCTCACCGCCGGGCTGACCTGGCGGCAGGCGATGATGCTGCGCGCGTACGCCAAGTACCAGCGCCAGGCGGGCTCCACGTTCTCCCAGGACTACATGGAGGACGCGCTCCGCAACAACACCCACACCACCCGCCTGCTGGTCAACCTGTTCGAGGCCCGGCTGAGCCCGAGCCACCAGCAGGGCGCCGGCGAGCTGACCGACGCCATCCTGGAGGAGCTGTCCGGCGCGCTGGACGAGGTCGTCTCGCTGGACGAGGACCGCATCCTGCGCTCCTTCCTGCACCTCATCAAGGCCACCCTGCGGACCAACTTCTTCCAGCACGACGGCTCCGGCGCGTGGCACTCCTACGTGTCGATGAAGTTCGACCCGAAGGCCATCCCGGACCTGCCGGCCCCGCGCCCGGCGTTCGAGATCTGGGTCTACTCGCCGCAGGTCGAGGGCGTGCACCTGCGCTTCGGCAAGGTCGCCCGCGGCGGTCTGCGCTGGTCCGACCGGCGTGAGGACTTCCGCACCGAGATCCTCGGCCTCGTCAAGGCGCAGATGGTGAAGAACACCGTCATCGTGCCGGTCGGCGCCAAGGGCGGCTTCGTCGCCAAGCAGCTGCCGGACCCGTCGGTGGACCGCGACGCCTGGCTGGCCGAGGGCGTCTCCTCGTACAAGACCTTCATCTCGGCGCTGCTGGACATCACCGACAACCTAGTCGGCGGCGAGGTCGTCCACCCGGCCGACGTCGTCCGCCACGACGAGGACGACACCTACCTCGTCGTCGCCGCCGACAAGGGCACCGCGACCTTCTCCGACATCGCCAACGGCGTCGCCGAGTCGTACGGCTTCTGGTTGGGCGACGCGTTCGCCTCCGGCGGCTCGGCCGGCTACGACCACAAGGGCATGGGCATCACCGCCCGCGGCGCCTGGGAGTCGGTCAAGCGCAACTTCCGCGAGCTCGGCGTCGACACCCAGACCGAGGACTTCACCGTCATCGGCATCGGCGACATGTCCGGCGACGTCTTCGGCAACGGCATGCTGCTCAGCGAGCACATCCGGCTGGTCGCCGCCTTCGACCACCGCCACATCTTCCTCGACCCGAACCCGGACGCGGCCGTCTCGTACGCCGAGCGCCGCCGCCTCTTCGAGCTGCCGCGCAGCTCCTGGGACGACTACGACAAGTCGCTGATCTCGGCGGGCGGCGGCGTGTTCCCGCGCAGCGCCAAGTCGATCCAGCTCAGCGCGCAGGTCCGGGCCGCCCTCGGCATCGAGGTGACCCGTGTCACCCCGGCCGAGCTGATGAAGGCGATCCTCCAGGCGCCGGTCGACCTGTTCTGGAACGGCGGCATCGGCACCTACGTCAAGGCCTCGGCCGAGACCAACGCCGAGGTCGGCGACAAGGCCAACGACGCCATCCGCGTCAACGGCGAGCAGGTCCGCGCCCGGGTCATCGGCGAGGGCGGCAACCTCGGCTGCACCCAGCTCGGCCGGATCGAGTACGCCGCGTCCGGTGGCCCCGAGGCCACCGGTGGCTGGATCAACACCGACGCGATCGACAACTCCGCCGGTGTGGACACCTCGGACCACGAGGTCAACATCAAGATCCTGCTCAACCAGATCGTCGCCGAGGGCGACATGACGGTGAAGCAGCGCAACGTCCTGCTGGCCGAGATGACCGACGAGGTCGGCCACCTGGTGCTGCGCAACAACTACGCGCAGAACGTGGTGCTGGCCAACGCCGTCGCCCAGGCGCACAGCATGGTCAACGTCCACTCGCGGATGATCAACCGGCTGGAGGCGGCCGGCCAGCTCGACCGGGCCCTGGAGTTCCTGCCCACCGAGCGCCAGATCCGCGAGCGCCAGCAGAACGGTCGCGGGCTCTCGCAGCCCGAGCTGTCCGTCCTGCTCGCGTACACCAAGATCACGCTGGCCGACGAGCTGCTCGCCACCGACCTGCCCGACGACCCGTACTTCCGCACCGCGCTGCACGAGTACTTCCCGAGCGCACTGCGGGCCCGGTTCGCCGACGCGATCGACAGCCACGCGCTGCGCCGCGAGATCATCACCACGCTGATCGTCAACGACACGATCAACCGTGGTGGCTGCACCTTCGCCTTCCGCCTGAAGGAGGAGACCGGCGCGACCTACGAGGAGATCGCCCGGACGCACACCGCCGCGCGGGCCGTGTTCGGCCTGGAGGAGATCTGGTCCGAGATCGAGGGCCTGGACAACAAGGTCCCGGCCCGCGGCCAGACCAAGATGCGGCTGCACTCGCGGCGCCTGGTCGAGCGCGCCACCCGGTGGATGCTCAACAACCGCCGCCAGCCGCTCGACATCGCCGGCACCATCGAGTTCTTCCACGACCGGGTCAACCAGGTCTGGGGCTCGCTGCCCAAGCCGCTGCGCGGCGAGGACCTGACCTGGTTCGAGTCCGTCTACGGCGAGCTCGCCGCGGCGGGCGTGCCGGAGGAGCTGGCCACCCGGATCGCGGGCCTGTCCTCGGTCTTCCCGACCCTGGACATCACCGAGGTCGCGGACCGCTCCGGCAAGGACGTCGCGGACGTCGCCGAGCTCTACTACGACCTCGCCGACCGCCTGCAGATCACCCACCTGCTCGACCGCATCATCGAGCTGCCCCGGACCGACCGCTGGTCGTCGATGGCCCGGGCCGCGATCCGCGAGGACCTCTTCGCGGCGCACGCGGCGCTGACCGCCGACATCCTGGCCTGCGGCCCGGAGGGAGCCACCCCGGAGGAGCGCTACAACGCCTGGGCGGACCTCAACGCCACCCTGCTGAACCGCGCCAAGAGCACCCTCGACGACATAAGGGGTTCGGACAACTACGAGCTGTCCAGCCTCTCGGTCGCGATGCGGGTCATCCGCACGCTGCTGCGCACCGGTTCGATGCGCTGA
- the pruA gene encoding L-glutamate gamma-semialdehyde dehydrogenase encodes MDAVTRVPTPVNEPVRAYAPGSPERQCLVRRLDELAAEQIPLPMTIGGEQRFGGGDRIDVVQPHHHAAKLGVLGNATREDAQAAVDAALAAGRQWRSLSFDDRAAVFLRAADLLAGPWRETLNAATMLGQSKTVQQAEIDSACELIDFWRFNVQFARQILADQPISSPGVWNRTDHRPLEGFVCAITPFNFTSIAGNLPTAPALMGNTVVWKPAPTQTLAAHHLMRLLEAAGLPPGVINLVTGDGLQLSAVALADPALAGLHFTGSTATFQSLWQTIGANIGTYRTYPRIVGETGGKDFLLAHPSADPEILRTALIRGAFEYQGQKCSALSRAYLPRSLWQKIKDEFLAEVDALAVGDVTDLSNFMGALIDRRAFQKNRDAIERAKREPGVELAAGGQYDDAIGWFVRPTVLVSSAHRGEIFRTEYFGPILAVHVYEDARWEDVLGRVDSGAPYGLTGSVVAQDRYAIAQAVEELRFAAGNFYINDKPTGAMVGQQPFGGGRASGTNDKAGAAQNLLRWTSARSIKETFVPPTQHGYPHMG; translated from the coding sequence ATCGACGCAGTCACCCGGGTGCCGACCCCGGTCAACGAGCCGGTGCGGGCCTATGCGCCCGGCAGTCCGGAGCGGCAGTGCCTGGTGCGGCGGCTGGACGAGCTGGCGGCCGAGCAGATCCCGCTGCCGATGACCATCGGCGGCGAGCAGCGGTTCGGCGGCGGCGACCGGATCGACGTCGTCCAGCCGCACCACCACGCCGCCAAGCTGGGCGTGCTCGGCAACGCCACCCGGGAGGACGCCCAGGCGGCGGTGGACGCGGCGCTGGCCGCCGGGCGGCAGTGGCGTTCGCTCTCCTTCGACGACCGGGCGGCGGTCTTCCTGCGCGCCGCGGACCTGCTGGCCGGGCCCTGGCGGGAGACCCTCAACGCGGCCACCATGCTGGGCCAGTCGAAGACCGTCCAACAGGCGGAGATCGACTCGGCCTGCGAGCTGATCGACTTCTGGCGGTTCAACGTCCAGTTCGCCCGGCAGATCCTGGCCGACCAGCCGATCTCCTCGCCGGGCGTGTGGAACCGGACCGACCACCGCCCGCTGGAAGGTTTCGTCTGTGCGATCACCCCGTTCAACTTCACCTCGATCGCCGGGAACCTGCCCACCGCCCCCGCGCTGATGGGCAACACCGTGGTCTGGAAGCCCGCGCCGACCCAGACCCTGGCCGCCCACCACCTGATGCGGCTGCTGGAGGCGGCCGGCCTGCCGCCCGGGGTGATCAACCTGGTCACCGGCGACGGCCTCCAGCTGTCCGCGGTCGCGCTCGCCGATCCGGCGCTGGCCGGGCTGCACTTCACCGGCTCCACCGCCACCTTCCAGTCGCTCTGGCAGACCATCGGCGCCAACATCGGCACCTACCGGACGTACCCGCGGATCGTCGGCGAGACCGGGGGCAAGGACTTCCTGCTCGCCCACCCCTCGGCCGACCCGGAGATCCTGCGGACGGCGCTGATCCGCGGCGCCTTCGAGTACCAGGGCCAGAAGTGCTCGGCGCTCTCCCGCGCTTACCTGCCGCGCAGCCTCTGGCAGAAGATCAAGGACGAGTTCCTGGCCGAGGTGGACGCCCTCGCGGTCGGCGACGTCACCGACCTCTCGAACTTCATGGGCGCCCTCATCGACCGGCGGGCCTTCCAGAAGAACCGGGACGCCATCGAGCGGGCCAAGCGCGAGCCGGGCGTCGAGCTGGCGGCCGGCGGCCAGTACGACGACGCCATCGGCTGGTTCGTCCGCCCGACCGTGCTGGTCTCCTCCGCCCACCGGGGCGAGATCTTCCGCACCGAGTACTTCGGCCCGATCCTCGCCGTCCACGTCTACGAGGACGCCCGCTGGGAGGACGTGCTCGGCCGGGTCGACTCCGGCGCCCCGTACGGCCTGACCGGCTCCGTCGTCGCACAGGATCGTTACGCGATCGCCCAGGCCGTGGAGGAACTGCGCTTCGCCGCCGGAAACTTCTACATCAACGACAAACCGACCGGCGCGATGGTCGGCCAGCAGCCCTTCGGCGGCGGCCGGGCGTCCGGGACCAACGACAAGGCGGGCGCCGCACAGAACCTGCTCCGCTGGACCTCGGCCCGTTCGATCAAGGAGACGTTCGTCCCACCGACCCAGCACGGTTACCCGCACATGGGCTGA
- a CDS encoding HAD family hydrolase — MRNHIVWDWNGTLFQDMEAVLGASNAAFATVGIGPMTMQEYREQYEIPIPRFYQRLLGRMPSEAEWLLLDDAFHDRYRELSPACGLTEGVRELLDGWREDGHSQSLLSMYVHDKLVPLVEAFGLTGQFLRVDGRDGPSGGQKADLLAAHLTALGERVDPARTVLIGDAADDALAALSVGAHAVLYTGGSHTREKLEPVGVPVVDSLAEAVELAGRIAG; from the coding sequence GTGCGTAATCACATCGTGTGGGACTGGAACGGCACGCTCTTCCAGGACATGGAGGCGGTGCTCGGGGCGAGCAACGCCGCGTTCGCGACCGTCGGCATCGGGCCGATGACCATGCAGGAGTACCGCGAGCAGTACGAGATCCCGATCCCCCGCTTCTACCAGCGCCTGCTCGGCCGGATGCCGTCCGAGGCCGAGTGGCTGCTGCTGGACGACGCCTTCCACGACCGCTACCGCGAGCTGAGCCCGGCCTGCGGGCTCACCGAGGGCGTGCGCGAGCTGCTGGACGGCTGGCGGGAGGACGGGCACAGCCAGTCCCTGCTGTCGATGTACGTGCACGACAAGCTGGTCCCGCTGGTCGAGGCCTTCGGCCTGACCGGCCAGTTCCTGCGGGTGGACGGGCGCGACGGCCCGTCCGGCGGCCAGAAGGCGGACCTGCTGGCCGCGCACCTGACCGCCCTCGGCGAGCGCGTGGACCCGGCCCGCACGGTCCTGATCGGGGACGCCGCGGACGACGCCCTGGCAGCGCTGAGCGTGGGTGCGCACGCCGTGCTGTACACCGGCGGCTCGCACACCCGGGAGAAGCTGGAGCCGGTCGGCGTGCCGGTCGTGGACAGCCTCGCCGAGGCCGTCGAGCTGGCCGGGCGGATAGCGGGCTGA
- a CDS encoding DUF6912 family protein, translating into MRVYVPTTLNGLAAAHPGGALEQSAAYAVTPALREWYVSDDIEELEYAALNRAAQSSLRLLAADPDAPRRRVVVALDVADSAVRPFLGDEYQDQASLGRVVLAGPVKLAKAASVHADVADDDVVADVTAAVAAVAAADAGDQDAQFTVDGAEDHDLLWFATQEIPTLLA; encoded by the coding sequence ATGCGCGTGTACGTGCCCACCACCCTGAACGGCCTGGCGGCGGCGCACCCGGGCGGCGCCCTGGAGCAGTCCGCGGCCTACGCGGTGACGCCCGCGCTGCGCGAGTGGTACGTCAGCGACGACATCGAGGAGCTGGAGTACGCGGCGCTGAACCGGGCCGCCCAGTCCTCCCTGCGGCTGCTGGCCGCCGACCCGGACGCGCCGCGCCGCCGGGTCGTGGTTGCGCTGGACGTGGCCGACTCCGCGGTCCGGCCCTTCCTCGGCGACGAGTACCAGGACCAGGCCTCGCTGGGCCGGGTGGTGCTGGCCGGCCCGGTGAAGCTGGCCAAGGCGGCGTCGGTGCACGCGGACGTCGCCGACGACGACGTGGTCGCGGACGTGACGGCGGCCGTGGCCGCGGTGGCCGCCGCCGACGCGGGCGACCAGGATGCCCAGTTCACCGTGGACGGCGCCGAGGACCATGACCTGCTCTGGTTCGCCACCCAGGAGATCCCGACGCTACTCGCGTAG
- a CDS encoding patatin-like phospholipase family protein has product MTTRVAAAQAPAEAGAAPGTPRRGLVLGGGGMLGAAWTVGALCAVEEATGRPPGDAEVLLGTSAGSILGALLAAGARAEQLRDHQRGLPITDGPLAEVAFDYDTAVGGALPPRPRAGIGSPGLLRDAVRHPREYPLLTMVSAVAPHGRGSLAPVGELVRGLLGADGWPEGSALRVAAVDYRSGRRVVFGDPDAPAADVAEAVMASCAIPGWFAPVRLNGSAYVDGGCWSATNADLLLGRGLDEVYVLAPMALRLHPRAERAERGSVAALREWRARDRPRGVLAQLVSRYRRAVTRQLLREAALLRAEGVRVRLLAPTLADLAAMGPNMMDPARRGAVLESALRTSREALAAAR; this is encoded by the coding sequence ATGACGACACGGGTGGCCGCGGCGCAGGCCCCGGCCGAGGCGGGCGCAGCCCCGGGCACGCCCCGGCGCGGCCTGGTGCTGGGCGGCGGAGGAATGCTCGGCGCGGCCTGGACGGTCGGCGCGCTGTGCGCCGTCGAGGAGGCGACCGGTCGGCCGCCGGGCGACGCCGAGGTGCTGCTCGGGACCTCGGCGGGCTCGATCCTCGGCGCGTTGCTGGCCGCCGGGGCGCGTGCCGAGCAGTTGCGCGACCACCAGCGCGGCCTGCCGATCACCGACGGCCCGCTGGCCGAGGTGGCCTTCGACTACGACACGGCCGTCGGCGGCGCCCTGCCGCCGCGCCCGCGGGCCGGGATCGGCTCGCCCGGGCTGCTGCGGGACGCCGTGCGGCACCCGCGCGAGTACCCGTTGCTGACCATGGTGTCGGCGGTGGCACCGCACGGCCGCGGCTCGCTGGCCCCGGTCGGTGAGCTGGTCCGCGGCCTGCTGGGCGCCGACGGCTGGCCGGAGGGCTCCGCGCTGCGGGTGGCGGCGGTGGACTACCGCAGCGGCCGCCGGGTGGTCTTCGGCGACCCGGACGCCCCGGCGGCTGACGTCGCGGAGGCCGTGATGGCCTCCTGCGCGATCCCGGGCTGGTTCGCGCCCGTCCGCCTGAACGGTTCGGCGTACGTGGACGGCGGCTGCTGGTCGGCCACCAACGCCGACCTCCTGCTCGGCCGCGGCCTGGACGAGGTGTACGTGCTCGCCCCGATGGCCCTGCGGCTGCATCCCCGCGCCGAGCGGGCCGAGCGCGGCAGCGTCGCCGCGCTGCGCGAGTGGCGTGCCCGGGACCGCCCGCGCGGGGTGCTGGCCCAGCTGGTCAGCCGCTACCGCCGGGCGGTGACCCGGCAGCTGCTGCGCGAGGCCGCGCTGCTGCGCGCCGAGGGCGTCCGGGTGCGGCTGCTCGCGCCGACGCTCGCGGACCTGGCCGCGATGGGCCCGAACATGATGGACCCGGCCCGCCGGGGCGCGGTGCTGGAGAGCGCCCTGCGCACCAGCCGGGAGGCCCTGGCGGCGGCCCGCTGA
- a CDS encoding Rv3235 family protein — protein sequence MTTPESLTARPHSRPEAARTAPARPHGHLRGTAPHPVVRRPHPYHRAEESPGLAPLTARPHRHLSNTAPHPAGRSPRQPRAACTAAQTGHDSRALAARFAHRLVEVLTGARPSGQLMRHTSLDGYGQLASLVRSGALRRGGATVRPRLGPVHDRSPSPDAVEACVRVDLGRRHHMVAFRLEQRGPAGQWQCTAVEAR from the coding sequence GTGACCACGCCCGAGTCACTCACCGCCCGCCCGCACAGCCGGCCCGAGGCGGCCCGGACCGCCCCTGCCCGCCCGCACGGCCACCTGCGCGGAACCGCCCCGCATCCGGTGGTGCGAAGGCCCCATCCGTACCACCGCGCCGAGGAGAGCCCCGGCCTCGCCCCGCTCACCGCCCGCCCGCACCGCCACCTGAGCAACACCGCCCCGCACCCCGCCGGGCGCAGCCCCCGGCAGCCGCGGGCCGCCTGCACCGCCGCGCAGACCGGGCACGACTCCCGCGCCCTGGCGGCCCGATTCGCACACCGGCTGGTCGAGGTGCTCACCGGCGCGCGGCCGTCCGGCCAGCTGATGCGGCACACCAGCCTCGACGGCTACGGCCAGCTCGCCTCCCTGGTCCGGTCCGGCGCGCTGCGCCGCGGCGGAGCGACCGTGCGGCCGCGGCTCGGCCCGGTGCACGACCGCTCGCCCTCGCCGGACGCCGTCGAGGCCTGCGTCCGCGTCGACCTCGGGCGGCGGCACCACATGGTGGCCTTCCGGCTGGAGCAGCGCGGCCCGGCCGGGCAGTGGCAGTGCACCGCCGTGGAGGCCCGATGA